A portion of the Micromonospora vinacea genome contains these proteins:
- a CDS encoding TIGR03960 family B12-binding radical SAM protein codes for MSAPSTTPRAAATNSVWSQLEPLLPQISKPIQYVGGELGAVTKDWDSATVRWALMYPDAYEVGLPNQGVQILYEVLNELPDTLAERTYAVWPDLETLMRTHGVPQFTVDAHRAVRGFDVFGISFSTELGYTNMLTAIDLAGIPMLAADRTDADPVIVAGGHAAFNPEPIADFIDAAVLGDGEEAVLEITAIVREWKAEGSPGGRDELLLRLARTESVYVPRFYYVDYLPDGRIQRVVPNRADVPFRVHKRTTMDLDAWPYPKKPLVPLAETVHERYAVEIFRGCTRGCRFCQAGMITRPVRERSITTVAQMVREGLEFSGFSEVGLLSLSSADHSEIGDMCSGLAQQYEGTNVSLSLPSTRVDAFNIDLAQELSRNGRRTGLTFAPEGGSERIRKVINKMVSKEDLIRTVVTAYTNGWRQVKLYFMCGLPTETDEDVLEIAEMAHEVIRAGRAATGSKDIRCTVSIGGFVPKPHTPFQWAAMDRPEVIDHRLKILKQAINADRSLGRAIGYRYHDGEPSLIEGLLSRGDRRVGSVIRKVWENGGRFDGWSEHFSYQRWVDAAAETLPAFGVDLDWYTTRQRDELEVLPWDHLDSGLDKDWLWQDWQDSFSEFEQDDCRWTPCFDCGVCPSMDTEIQIGPTGKKLLPLTPLGGNGMKVPSGHQHSHP; via the coding sequence ATGAGTGCCCCGTCCACGACGCCGCGCGCGGCCGCGACCAACTCCGTGTGGTCCCAGCTCGAGCCGCTGCTACCCCAGATCTCCAAGCCCATCCAGTACGTCGGCGGCGAGTTGGGTGCGGTCACGAAGGACTGGGACTCGGCGACCGTGCGCTGGGCGCTGATGTATCCCGACGCGTACGAGGTGGGCCTGCCCAACCAGGGCGTGCAGATCCTCTACGAGGTGCTCAACGAGTTGCCCGACACCCTCGCCGAGCGGACGTACGCGGTCTGGCCGGACCTGGAGACGCTGATGCGCACGCACGGCGTGCCGCAGTTCACCGTCGACGCGCACCGGGCGGTGCGCGGGTTCGACGTGTTCGGCATCTCCTTCTCCACCGAGCTGGGTTACACCAACATGCTCACCGCGATCGACCTGGCCGGCATTCCGATGCTGGCCGCCGACCGCACCGACGCCGACCCGGTGATCGTTGCCGGCGGGCACGCCGCGTTCAACCCGGAGCCGATCGCCGACTTCATCGACGCCGCTGTGCTCGGCGACGGCGAGGAGGCGGTCCTGGAGATCACCGCGATCGTCCGGGAGTGGAAGGCCGAGGGCTCGCCGGGCGGCCGCGACGAGCTGCTGCTGCGGCTGGCCCGCACCGAGAGCGTCTACGTGCCGCGCTTCTACTACGTCGACTACCTGCCGGACGGCCGGATCCAGCGGGTCGTGCCGAACCGGGCGGACGTGCCGTTCCGGGTGCACAAGCGCACGACGATGGACCTGGACGCCTGGCCGTACCCGAAGAAGCCCCTCGTGCCGCTGGCCGAGACGGTGCACGAGCGGTACGCGGTGGAGATCTTCCGGGGCTGCACCCGGGGCTGCCGGTTCTGTCAGGCCGGGATGATCACCCGGCCGGTGCGCGAACGGTCGATCACCACTGTCGCGCAGATGGTCCGCGAGGGCCTGGAGTTCTCCGGCTTCTCCGAGGTCGGCCTGCTGTCGCTCTCCTCGGCGGACCACTCCGAGATCGGCGACATGTGCTCGGGCCTCGCCCAGCAGTACGAGGGCACGAACGTCTCGCTGTCGCTGCCGTCGACCCGGGTGGACGCCTTCAACATCGACCTCGCGCAGGAGCTGTCCCGCAACGGGCGGCGTACCGGCCTGACCTTCGCCCCGGAGGGCGGGTCGGAGCGCATCCGCAAGGTCATCAACAAGATGGTGTCGAAGGAAGACCTGATCCGTACGGTCGTCACCGCGTACACCAACGGTTGGCGGCAGGTGAAGCTCTACTTCATGTGCGGCCTGCCCACCGAGACCGACGAGGACGTCCTCGAGATCGCGGAGATGGCCCACGAGGTGATCCGGGCGGGCCGGGCCGCGACCGGCTCCAAGGACATCCGCTGCACGGTCTCCATCGGCGGGTTCGTGCCGAAGCCGCACACCCCGTTCCAGTGGGCCGCCATGGACCGTCCGGAGGTCATCGACCACCGGCTGAAGATCCTCAAGCAGGCCATCAACGCTGACCGTTCGCTGGGCCGGGCCATCGGCTACCGCTACCACGACGGCGAGCCGTCGCTCATCGAAGGGCTGCTCTCCAGGGGTGACCGCCGGGTCGGCTCGGTCATCCGCAAGGTCTGGGAGAACGGCGGCCGGTTCGACGGTTGGAGCGAGCACTTCTCGTACCAGCGCTGGGTGGACGCGGCGGCCGAGACGCTGCCCGCCTTCGGCGTGGACCTCGACTGGTACACCACCCGTCAGCGCGACGAGCTGGAGGTCCTGCCCTGGGACCACCTCGACTCGGGCCTGGACAAGGACTGGCTCTGGCAGGACTGGCAGGACTCGTTCAGCGAGTTCGAGCAGGACGACTGCCGGTGGACGCCCTGCTTCGACTGCGGCGTCTGCCCATCGATGGACACCGAGATCCAGATCGGCCCCACCGGCAAGAAGTTGCTGCCGCTCACCCCGCTGGGCGGCAACGGCATGAAGGTCCCGTCGGGCCACCAGCACTCGCACCCCTGA
- a CDS encoding lysophospholipid acyltransferase family protein, translating to MPLLYTIGKLTVAPTLRLAFRPTVEGLEHVPEIGGAVFAGNHLSVADELFLGTVVPRHLAFWAKSEYFKGTGVKGAISKFVLTGLGAIPVERAGGRAALSAFDAAIPALKGGDLVVVYPEGTRSPDGKLYRGRTGAARLAISAGVPIIPVGMIGTDKAQPIGARVPRPGTAKITVRFGKPLDFTGRPDDRASLRQMTDEVMSEIQKLTGQEYVPRYAPPRAHPDPTRDA from the coding sequence GTGCCCCTGCTCTACACCATCGGCAAGCTCACCGTGGCGCCCACGCTGCGGTTGGCGTTCCGCCCGACCGTGGAGGGGCTGGAACACGTGCCGGAGATCGGTGGCGCGGTCTTCGCCGGCAACCACCTCTCGGTGGCCGACGAGCTGTTCCTCGGCACTGTCGTGCCCCGGCACCTGGCGTTCTGGGCCAAGTCGGAGTATTTCAAGGGCACCGGCGTGAAGGGTGCGATCTCCAAGTTCGTCCTCACCGGCCTGGGCGCCATCCCGGTCGAACGGGCCGGTGGCCGGGCGGCGCTGTCCGCGTTCGACGCGGCGATCCCGGCGCTCAAGGGCGGTGACCTGGTGGTGGTCTACCCGGAGGGCACCCGCTCGCCGGACGGCAAGCTCTACCGGGGGCGGACCGGCGCGGCCCGGCTGGCGATCTCGGCCGGCGTGCCGATCATTCCGGTCGGCATGATCGGTACGGACAAGGCGCAGCCGATCGGCGCCAGGGTGCCCCGGCCGGGCACTGCCAAGATCACGGTTCGATTCGGCAAGCCGCTGGACTTCACCGGCCGTCCGGACGACCGCGCCTCGCTGCGGCAGATGACCGACGAGGTGATGAGCGAGATCCAGAAGCTCACCGGCCAGGAGTACGTGCCCCGCTACGCCCCGCCGCGCGCCCACCCGGACCCGACCCGCGACGCCTGA
- the ileS gene encoding isoleucine--tRNA ligase: MAYPLHDATAAGVPASPDLPSVERRVLEHWTADKTFEASIEARPAGTDGKNEYVFYDGPPFANGLPHYGHLFTGYVKDVVPRYQTMRGRHVERRFGWDCHGLPAEVVAEKQLGITSKAEIIDLGVARFNEACRTSVLEFTQDWERYINRQARWVDFSNDYKTLDLDYMESVMWAFKTLHDKGLIYEGFRVLAYCWRCETPLSNTETRMDDVYRDRHDPTLSVWFGLTADESAPELVRGPVKLGVWTTTPWTLPSNLALAVGPDIEYAVLEHRGSPDSERSGDRYVVGAARLAAYAKELEGYEQVGTVYGRDLVGRRYTPLFDFLVEQAGENAYQVLGAEFVTTEDGTGIVHLAPAFGEDDQNVCNAAGIPTIVTVDDHTRFTALVPPYQGEQVFDVNKPVIRELKDRGVVLKQDTYTHSYPHCWRCDTPLVYKAVSSWFVAVTQFRDRMVELNQEINWTPGHIKDGSFGKWLANARDWSISRNRFWGSPIPAWKSDDPNYPRLDVYGSLADIERDFGVRLTDLHRPAVDDLVRPNPDDPTGKSMMRRVPEVLDCWFESGSMPFAQVHYPFENADWFEHHYPGDFIVEYIGQTRGWFYTMHVLATALFDRPAFRNCLSHGILLGSDGRKMSKSLRNYPDVYHVFDAYGSDAMRWMLMSSPVLRGGDMAVTEAGIRDAVRQVLLPLWNVWYFFTLYANADGYQARRRTDSTHLLDRYVLAKTNELVSTVGAQMDAYDISGACATVRSYLDALTNWYVRRSRDRFWSGDVNAFDTLSTVLETLCRVVAPLAPLTAEEIWRGLTGERSVHLTDWPEASEFPADHDLVAAMDNVRAVASAALSLRKAKGLRVRLPLSKLTVASPAAEQLRPFADLVADEVNVKAVEFSAELSAYCEQVLTVVPRALGPRVGKQVQQVIKAVKAGDWELVDGAPVAAGVTLAEGEYELRLVAADAEHSAPLPGGEGVVVLDTDVTPELAAEGLARDVVRVVQQARRDADLDVSDRIVVSVSASDEVRAAVAAYVDFVSAEVLADSVDFVEGQEGFAGEVGDGERVTVAVRRV, from the coding sequence ATGGCCTATCCGTTGCACGACGCGACCGCCGCCGGTGTCCCGGCGAGCCCGGACCTGCCCTCGGTGGAGCGCCGGGTGCTGGAGCACTGGACGGCCGACAAGACCTTCGAGGCCAGCATCGAGGCCCGTCCCGCCGGCACGGACGGCAAGAACGAGTACGTCTTCTACGACGGCCCGCCCTTCGCCAACGGCCTGCCGCACTACGGTCACCTCTTCACCGGCTACGTCAAGGACGTGGTGCCGCGCTACCAGACCATGCGCGGCCGGCACGTCGAGCGGCGCTTCGGCTGGGACTGCCACGGCCTGCCCGCCGAGGTGGTGGCCGAGAAGCAGCTCGGCATCACCAGCAAGGCGGAGATCATCGACCTGGGCGTGGCCCGGTTCAACGAGGCCTGCCGTACCTCGGTGCTGGAGTTCACCCAGGACTGGGAGCGGTACATCAACCGGCAGGCCCGCTGGGTCGACTTCAGCAACGACTACAAGACGCTCGACCTGGACTACATGGAAAGCGTCATGTGGGCCTTCAAGACCCTGCACGACAAGGGTCTGATCTACGAGGGCTTCCGGGTGCTCGCGTACTGCTGGCGCTGCGAGACGCCGCTGTCGAACACCGAGACCCGGATGGACGACGTCTACCGGGACCGGCACGACCCCACCCTGTCGGTGTGGTTCGGGCTGACCGCCGACGAGTCCGCGCCGGAGCTGGTGCGCGGGCCGGTCAAGCTGGGCGTCTGGACCACCACGCCGTGGACCCTGCCGTCGAACCTGGCGCTCGCCGTCGGGCCCGACATCGAGTACGCGGTGCTCGAACACCGGGGTTCCCCCGACAGCGAGCGCAGTGGCGACCGCTACGTCGTCGGCGCGGCGCGGCTGGCCGCGTACGCCAAGGAGCTGGAGGGGTACGAGCAGGTCGGGACGGTGTACGGCCGGGACCTGGTCGGGCGCCGCTACACGCCGCTGTTCGACTTCCTCGTCGAGCAGGCCGGGGAGAACGCCTACCAGGTGCTCGGCGCGGAGTTCGTCACCACCGAGGACGGCACCGGGATCGTGCACCTGGCCCCGGCGTTCGGCGAGGACGACCAGAACGTCTGCAACGCCGCCGGCATCCCGACCATCGTCACCGTCGACGACCACACCCGGTTCACCGCGCTGGTTCCGCCGTACCAGGGTGAGCAGGTCTTCGACGTCAACAAGCCGGTGATCCGGGAGCTGAAGGACCGGGGGGTGGTGCTCAAGCAGGACACCTACACCCACTCGTACCCGCACTGCTGGCGCTGCGACACCCCGCTGGTCTACAAGGCCGTGTCGTCGTGGTTCGTCGCGGTGACCCAGTTCCGGGACCGGATGGTCGAGCTGAACCAGGAGATCAACTGGACGCCCGGCCACATCAAGGACGGCTCGTTCGGCAAGTGGCTGGCCAACGCCCGGGACTGGTCGATCAGCCGGAACCGGTTCTGGGGTTCGCCGATCCCGGCGTGGAAGTCCGACGATCCGAACTACCCGCGGCTGGACGTCTACGGTTCGCTGGCCGACATCGAGCGCGACTTCGGCGTACGCCTGACCGACCTGCACCGGCCGGCGGTGGACGACCTGGTCCGCCCCAACCCGGACGACCCGACCGGCAAGTCGATGATGCGCCGGGTGCCGGAGGTGCTGGACTGCTGGTTCGAGTCCGGGTCGATGCCGTTCGCCCAGGTGCACTACCCGTTCGAGAACGCGGACTGGTTCGAGCACCACTACCCGGGTGATTTCATCGTCGAGTACATCGGGCAGACCCGTGGCTGGTTCTACACGATGCACGTGCTGGCGACCGCGCTGTTCGACCGGCCGGCGTTCCGCAACTGCCTGAGCCACGGCATCCTGCTCGGCTCGGACGGGCGCAAGATGTCCAAGAGCCTGCGCAACTACCCGGACGTCTACCACGTCTTCGACGCGTACGGCTCGGACGCGATGCGCTGGATGCTGATGTCCTCGCCGGTGCTGCGCGGTGGGGACATGGCGGTCACCGAGGCGGGGATCCGTGACGCCGTCCGGCAGGTGCTGCTGCCGCTGTGGAACGTGTGGTACTTCTTCACGCTCTACGCCAACGCCGACGGGTACCAGGCGCGGCGGCGCACCGACTCCACCCACCTGCTCGACCGGTACGTGCTGGCGAAGACGAACGAGCTGGTGTCCACTGTCGGCGCGCAGATGGACGCGTACGACATCTCCGGTGCCTGCGCCACCGTCCGGTCCTACCTGGACGCGCTGACCAACTGGTACGTGCGTCGGTCCCGGGACCGGTTCTGGTCCGGTGACGTCAACGCGTTCGACACCCTGTCGACTGTGCTGGAGACGCTCTGCCGGGTGGTGGCGCCGCTCGCGCCGCTGACCGCTGAGGAGATCTGGCGTGGCCTGACCGGGGAGCGCTCGGTGCACCTGACCGACTGGCCGGAGGCGAGCGAGTTCCCGGCCGACCACGACCTGGTAGCCGCGATGGACAACGTGCGGGCGGTCGCCTCGGCGGCGCTGTCGCTGCGCAAGGCCAAGGGGCTGCGGGTACGACTGCCGCTGTCGAAGCTGACAGTGGCCTCGCCGGCCGCCGAGCAACTGCGGCCGTTCGCCGACCTGGTCGCCGACGAGGTCAACGTGAAGGCTGTGGAGTTCAGCGCGGAGTTGTCCGCGTACTGCGAGCAGGTGTTGACGGTGGTGCCCCGGGCGCTCGGCCCGCGGGTCGGCAAGCAGGTGCAGCAGGTGATCAAGGCGGTCAAGGCGGGCGACTGGGAGCTGGTCGACGGCGCCCCGGTGGCCGCCGGCGTCACCCTCGCCGAGGGCGAGTACGAGTTGCGCCTGGTCGCCGCCGACGCCGAGCACTCCGCGCCGCTGCCCGGCGGTGAGGGCGTGGTCGTGCTGGACACCGACGTCACCCCGGAGTTGGCAGCCGAGGGGCTGGCCCGTGACGTGGTGCGGGTGGTGCAGCAGGCCCGCCGGGACGCCGACCTGGACGTCTCCGACCGGATCGTGGTGTCGGTGTCGGCGTCCGACGAGGTGCGCGCGGCGGTGGCCGCGTACGTCGACTTCGTCTCCGCGGAGGTGCTGGCCGACTCGGTGGACTTCGTCGAGGGCCAGGAGGGCTTCGCTGGCGAGGTCGGCGATGGTGAGCGGGTAACGGTGGCCGTCCGCCGGGTATAA
- a CDS encoding acyltransferase family protein — protein MISYAQYRAMRRFPALDGLRAIAAVIVVAFHFGGPQWTWLSGSLGVQLFFVLSGFLITTLMLREEESRGRVSLRSFYIRRLFRILPVYLVVLAATYALAHLNGATGRLRESMPYYLLMVNEFAPNKAFLHSWTIAIEWKFYLVWPLLAFAFVTAAFWRRVAVTVLAIAALVALVPFEKDWPYWPIHYVSILVGCLLAVVMHHPRGYALLRPLTHPVASVAVLVGFVALHLSLYYWPPAEDGHSELMVGVYAVAVALLLPATLTPGLSTKLLSWRPLVLVGERSYSLYLVQYLAMTAVIALVPSYAGHSTRLFVATTVVGLLAADLLYRWVEQPMIAVGRRLSGRGKVVPPVPSAEPPLPTPATPTPATPTALTNRPASDLSDRTVPPAPVLTLGGDRR, from the coding sequence ATGATCAGTTACGCCCAATACCGTGCGATGCGCCGGTTTCCTGCCCTTGACGGGCTCCGCGCGATCGCCGCGGTGATCGTCGTCGCCTTCCACTTCGGGGGGCCGCAATGGACGTGGCTGTCCGGCTCGCTCGGCGTCCAACTGTTCTTCGTGCTCTCCGGCTTCCTGATCACCACGCTGATGCTGCGCGAGGAGGAGTCGCGGGGACGGGTGTCGTTGCGGTCCTTCTACATCCGGCGCCTCTTCCGGATCCTGCCGGTCTACCTGGTGGTGCTCGCCGCGACGTACGCGCTCGCGCACCTCAACGGCGCCACCGGCAGGCTCCGCGAATCGATGCCGTACTACCTGCTCATGGTCAACGAGTTCGCGCCGAACAAGGCGTTCCTGCACTCATGGACGATCGCTATCGAGTGGAAGTTCTACCTGGTGTGGCCGCTGCTCGCCTTCGCGTTCGTCACCGCCGCGTTCTGGCGCCGGGTGGCCGTGACGGTGCTGGCCATCGCCGCGCTCGTCGCGCTGGTCCCGTTCGAGAAGGACTGGCCCTACTGGCCGATCCACTACGTGTCGATCCTGGTGGGCTGCCTGCTGGCGGTCGTCATGCACCACCCCCGGGGGTACGCGCTGCTCCGGCCGTTGACCCATCCCGTGGCGTCCGTCGCCGTGCTGGTCGGGTTCGTGGCGTTGCACCTGTCGCTGTACTACTGGCCGCCGGCCGAGGACGGCCACTCGGAGTTGATGGTCGGCGTGTACGCGGTGGCGGTGGCGCTTCTGCTCCCCGCCACGCTGACCCCTGGCCTGTCGACGAAACTGCTCTCCTGGCGACCACTGGTGTTGGTGGGCGAACGCTCCTACTCGCTCTACCTGGTGCAGTACCTCGCCATGACGGCGGTGATCGCGCTGGTGCCGTCGTACGCCGGGCACAGCACCCGGTTGTTCGTCGCCACCACAGTTGTCGGCCTGCTCGCCGCCGACCTGCTGTACCGCTGGGTGGAGCAACCGATGATCGCTGTGGGACGTCGGCTCTCCGGACGAGGAAAGGTGGTCCCCCCGGTGCCGTCCGCCGAGCCGCCGCTCCCCACCCCCGCGACCCCCACCCCCGCGACCCCCACCGCCCTCACCAACCGCCCCGCCTCCGACCTGTCCGATCGGACCGTGCCGCCCGCCCCGGTCCTCACCCTCGGCGGCGACCGCCGCTGA
- a CDS encoding alkaline phosphatase D family protein yields MTELDRRTLLRAGLVVGAGAAGGALLGGAGANAAPAWRPAERPVLTHGVQSGDVTADSALVWTRADRPGRMLVEVSRRPDFRGARKLRGPVLTPNGDFTGKVRLRGLPDAERLHYRVRVESLDRHGVVSEPLTGTLTTAPGRHRRRDVKFVWTGDVVGQGWGIDPNFGGMSIFRAMRQTRPDFFLCSGDTVYADGPLVESVTLPDGRIWRNLVTPEKSKVAETLTEYRGQFAYNLLDEHLREFAAAVPQINQWDDHEVLNNWYPGEILDDPRYTERRVDVLAARARQAFNEWLPVPVDGPMYRRLSYGPSLDVFVLDMRTHKDPNDGNTYADPKRGLLGRQQREWLIRELKRSTATWKVIANDLPIGVVVPDGPGAQEGVAQGDPGAPAGRELEFAEVLRATHRAGVTGMVFLTADVHYSAAHHYDPSRAAVGDFTPFWEFVSGPAHAGAFGPNALDGTFGPQAAFVHAPPVANTGPAGGFQHFGEVTIDGESEALTVHLRDRDGASLWNTTLPAP; encoded by the coding sequence ATGACCGAGCTTGATCGACGTACCCTGCTGCGGGCCGGCCTGGTGGTCGGTGCCGGAGCCGCCGGTGGCGCCCTGCTGGGCGGTGCCGGCGCGAACGCCGCCCCGGCCTGGCGTCCGGCGGAGCGCCCGGTGCTCACCCATGGTGTGCAGAGCGGCGACGTGACCGCGGACTCGGCGCTGGTCTGGACGCGGGCCGACCGGCCGGGTCGGATGCTTGTCGAGGTGAGCCGTCGGCCGGACTTCCGGGGGGCGCGCAAGCTGCGCGGCCCGGTGCTCACCCCGAACGGCGACTTCACCGGGAAGGTCCGGCTGCGGGGGCTGCCGGATGCCGAGCGGCTGCACTACCGGGTGCGGGTGGAGAGCCTGGACCGGCACGGGGTGGTCAGCGAGCCGCTGACCGGGACGCTGACCACCGCGCCGGGGCGGCACCGGCGGCGCGACGTGAAGTTCGTCTGGACCGGCGACGTGGTCGGGCAGGGCTGGGGCATCGACCCGAACTTCGGCGGCATGTCGATCTTCCGGGCCATGCGGCAGACCCGGCCGGACTTCTTCCTGTGCAGCGGCGACACCGTGTACGCCGACGGCCCGCTGGTCGAGTCGGTGACGCTGCCCGACGGGCGGATCTGGCGCAACCTGGTCACCCCGGAGAAGAGCAAGGTGGCCGAGACGCTCACCGAGTACCGCGGGCAGTTCGCGTACAACCTGCTCGACGAGCACCTGCGGGAGTTCGCCGCGGCGGTGCCGCAGATCAACCAGTGGGACGACCACGAGGTCCTGAACAACTGGTACCCGGGCGAGATCCTCGACGACCCGCGCTACACCGAGCGGCGGGTGGACGTGCTGGCCGCCCGGGCCCGGCAGGCGTTCAACGAGTGGCTACCGGTGCCGGTCGACGGGCCGATGTACCGGCGGCTGTCGTACGGGCCGTCGCTGGACGTGTTCGTGCTGGACATGCGCACCCACAAGGACCCGAACGACGGCAACACGTACGCCGACCCGAAGCGTGGCCTGCTCGGCCGGCAGCAGCGGGAGTGGCTGATCCGGGAGCTGAAGCGCTCCACGGCGACCTGGAAGGTGATCGCCAACGACCTGCCGATCGGTGTGGTGGTGCCGGACGGTCCGGGCGCGCAGGAGGGGGTGGCGCAGGGCGACCCGGGTGCGCCGGCGGGCCGGGAGCTGGAGTTCGCCGAGGTGCTGCGGGCCACCCACCGGGCCGGGGTGACCGGCATGGTCTTCCTGACCGCCGACGTGCACTACTCCGCCGCACACCACTACGACCCGTCCCGCGCGGCGGTCGGCGACTTCACCCCGTTCTGGGAGTTCGTCTCCGGCCCGGCGCACGCCGGCGCGTTCGGCCCGAACGCGTTGGACGGCACGTTCGGGCCGCAGGCGGCCTTCGTGCACGCGCCGCCGGTGGCCAACACGGGCCCGGCGGGAGGTTTCCAGCACTTCGGTGAGGTCACCATCGACGGCGAGTCGGAGGCCCTGACGGTCCACCTGCGCGACCGCGACGGCGCCTCGCTCTGGAACACCACCCTCCCGGCCCCCTGA
- a CDS encoding carboxymuconolactone decarboxylase family protein codes for MQRMNPTEVVPQAYKAVLGLEKYVQANVDHTVLELVKLRASMINGCAYCVDMHSRDALAGGESSQRLFAVATWREAPFFDERERAALALTDAVTRLGEHGVPDEVWDAAAKVWSEKELADLVIAIATINVWNRIGVTMRLEPPAQA; via the coding sequence ATGCAACGGATGAACCCGACCGAGGTCGTACCGCAGGCGTACAAGGCGGTCCTGGGGCTGGAGAAGTACGTCCAGGCGAACGTCGACCACACAGTGCTGGAGCTGGTGAAGCTGCGGGCGTCGATGATCAACGGGTGCGCGTACTGCGTGGACATGCACAGCCGGGACGCGCTCGCCGGCGGCGAGTCGAGCCAGCGGCTGTTCGCGGTCGCCACCTGGCGGGAGGCGCCCTTCTTCGACGAGCGGGAGAGGGCCGCGCTGGCCCTCACCGACGCGGTCACCCGGCTCGGCGAGCACGGGGTGCCGGACGAGGTGTGGGATGCCGCCGCGAAGGTCTGGTCGGAGAAGGAACTGGCCGACCTCGTCATCGCGATTGCCACAATCAACGTGTGGAACCGGATCGGGGTGACGATGCGGCTGGAGCCTCCGGCCCAGGCGTGA
- the sigJ gene encoding RNA polymerase sigma factor SigJ: MTTEAAAEAAGALEEHRPMLLGLAYRLLGSRHDAEDVLQEAYLRWLGVDRARVDEPRRYLSRVVTRLALDRLRARQAARETYVGTWLPEPVPTAPSPFGPLDRVELRDSLSTALLHVLERLTPPERAVYVLHTAFDLPYAEIAEILDRSVTDCRQLYHRATARVRQEQRRFTASRPERERLLDAFLAAARDGDLARLTELVAADATAWNDGGGRARAALNPVTGADRIARFYAGVYGPRHRVTMDPIELNGEPAMLITRADGSRYTLTIAAADGRITGIYVVGNPAKVPAVG, from the coding sequence GTGACCACCGAGGCGGCAGCGGAGGCGGCCGGTGCGCTCGAGGAGCACCGGCCCATGCTGCTTGGGCTCGCGTACCGCCTGCTCGGCAGCCGGCACGACGCGGAGGACGTGCTCCAGGAGGCGTACCTGCGCTGGCTGGGTGTGGACCGGGCCCGGGTCGACGAGCCGCGCCGGTACCTGTCCCGGGTGGTCACCCGGTTGGCCCTGGACCGGCTGCGCGCTCGGCAGGCGGCCCGCGAGACGTACGTCGGGACCTGGTTGCCCGAGCCGGTGCCGACCGCGCCCTCGCCGTTCGGGCCGTTGGACCGGGTGGAGCTACGCGACTCGCTCTCCACAGCGTTGCTGCACGTCCTGGAGCGACTCACCCCGCCGGAGCGGGCGGTGTACGTCCTGCACACGGCCTTCGACCTGCCGTACGCGGAGATCGCCGAGATCCTGGACCGGTCCGTCACCGACTGTCGGCAGTTGTACCACCGTGCCACCGCGCGGGTACGGCAGGAGCAGCGCCGGTTCACCGCCAGCCGCCCGGAGCGGGAGCGACTGCTGGACGCGTTCCTCGCCGCCGCCCGCGACGGCGACCTGGCGAGGCTCACCGAGCTGGTGGCCGCCGACGCCACCGCGTGGAACGACGGTGGCGGTCGGGCGCGGGCCGCCCTGAACCCGGTCACCGGCGCGGACCGGATCGCCCGCTTCTACGCCGGGGTCTACGGCCCGCGTCACCGGGTGACAATGGATCCGATCGAGCTCAACGGGGAACCCGCGATGCTGATCACCCGCGCGGACGGCAGTCGGTACACGCTGACCATCGCGGCGGCCGACGGGCGGATCACCGGGATCTACGTGGTCGGAAACCCGGCGAAGGTGCCGGCGGTCGGCTGA
- the ndk gene encoding nucleoside-diphosphate kinase, whose product MSSNSPDERSLVLIKPDAVRRGLVGEVLSRFERKGLRIDAMVHRTMDAALADEHYAEHVDKAFYPPLKDFMTGGPLVALVLSGDQVIDVVRGLVGATDGRRAAAGTIRGDLSLSNRENLVHASDSTDSAKREIALWFPELG is encoded by the coding sequence GTGTCCAGCAACAGCCCGGATGAGCGCAGCCTCGTTCTGATCAAGCCCGACGCGGTCCGCCGCGGCCTGGTCGGCGAGGTCCTCTCCCGCTTCGAGCGCAAGGGGCTGCGGATCGACGCGATGGTGCACCGGACGATGGACGCCGCGCTCGCCGACGAGCACTACGCCGAGCACGTCGACAAGGCGTTCTACCCGCCGCTGAAGGACTTCATGACCGGCGGCCCGCTGGTCGCCCTGGTGCTCTCCGGCGACCAGGTCATCGACGTGGTCCGCGGGCTGGTCGGCGCCACCGACGGGCGCAGGGCCGCCGCCGGCACCATCCGGGGTGACCTGTCGCTGTCCAACCGGGAGAACCTGGTGCACGCCTCCGACTCGACGGACAGCGCCAAGCGCGAGATCGCGCTCTGGTTCCCCGAGCTGGGCTGA
- a CDS encoding DUF4233 domain-containing protein encodes MTSPEREPHPTEDPTRPPAEEPVGEEPTAGQPRRSGLRNPERAVRGLGAGTLSLEALVLLLAIQPIRVVGGDLGGAAIGAVVALAVAAVVLAGMMRRPWAWNAGTVLQGLLLLGGLLHWSLLGLGIIFALVWAYALHVRRVILG; translated from the coding sequence ATGACCAGCCCGGAGCGGGAGCCGCACCCCACCGAGGACCCGACGCGCCCGCCGGCCGAGGAACCGGTGGGGGAGGAGCCCACGGCCGGGCAGCCGCGGCGCTCCGGGTTGCGCAACCCGGAGCGGGCGGTACGCGGTCTCGGTGCCGGCACGCTCAGCCTGGAGGCGCTGGTGCTCCTGCTGGCGATCCAGCCGATCCGGGTGGTCGGCGGTGACCTCGGTGGCGCCGCGATCGGTGCGGTGGTGGCACTGGCGGTGGCCGCCGTGGTGCTCGCCGGCATGATGCGCCGCCCCTGGGCGTGGAACGCCGGCACCGTGCTCCAGGGCCTGCTGTTGCTGGGTGGTCTGCTGCACTGGTCGCTGCTCGGGCTGGGCATCATCTTCGCCCTGGTCTGGGCGTACGCGTTGCACGTTCGCCGGGTCATCCTCGGCTGA